The Heteronotia binoei isolate CCM8104 ecotype False Entrance Well chromosome 6, APGP_CSIRO_Hbin_v1, whole genome shotgun sequence genomic sequence GTGGTGCCAGATCCAGAACTGTCCATGGAATCCTCCTTCCAGCCCTTGCTGACAAGCTCTCCCAGACAGAGCGGCTAATCTTCTCCTCCGCCCACACCCTGCTCTGCTGGGGGCCTGAGATTTTAGTCAACAACCAGAAGCTGCTTAagaaccttctccccccaccccaagctgaGCCAGACTCACCTGTCCCTGCCCTGGTGACTGGGCTGCCTGGAGCAACCTGGAGCTGTCCTGGGAGGATCCGCCTTGGCCCTCGTCTCGAGGAGGTGTCCCACTCCTGGCCAGGCAGCACTCTAATCTGCTCCAGGCAGCTGCATCTTGTTGACGTGCTCCACACCAGTCTCTTCAGAGAGATAGCAGGCGCTGGCTGGGATCCTTCCAGACCTGGGCCTCAAGCTGCTTCCAGAACCccagaggggggagagagagagagataggcagccTCTGGGAGGGAGCAGAGCTGGCAGCCACCCCTCGCCCAGGCACTGCAGGCTCAAGACCTGCTCTGGGAAGAAGCAAGGCTTGCAGCTGGGCACACTCAGCCGGAGTAGCCGTGGGGCTGTGGGGCCCTCTGGACACAAGCTCCCATCCAAGATGCTCAGCTCCCTCACCATGGATGCTGGTGCCTCCCATCCAGCACCAGCCTGTGAGTCGAGGGAGCAGCCCCCTCAGTGAGATGCCTCTGGGAgtgggcccccccccccgctccaggggcTGCACCACAACGGAGTCTCACGGATGCCGCAGAGCTGCAGGGTGAGACAGTGTGCTTGCGAGTGTGTGCACCTGTGTGTGGGGAAGGGGTCTTTCTGCTTGGCAGGGTAAGCTCTTCAGTGTGaccccttcttctccccctccccccaacccacaTCCAGGGCACATCCCGGCTCTCTGCGGAGCATCCCAGGCCCTCTTCTGCTGGGTCCACGGACACACTGCTTGCCCCAGCCCTTGGGCAGATCCTCCCTCTGCTGGCCCAGCGTCCTGCCCTGGAGGAGGGCAGCGTACAGGGGAAAGCGTTGCCGCATGGCAATTTGAATGGACTTCGGAGGCTGGTAGACGTcgggaggacctggcatgacctGGTCCAggaggtcacaaagagtcagactcgacagTGCGACTGAACCACAAGCCCAGCAAAACTTATCCAGAGAAATAGATGGTTCTCACCAacgttccctctcagctgtggaatcttgtgggcaaaaattccactttgtgagttcctggcattgaagctgtgagctcctgcatacgtcactgtgctctggggccatttttcctgaactaagacaaaaatgtgcgggccggaggctaaaaaactgtgagctagctcacactaactcagcttagagggaacgctggttctCATGGGGTTGGGGTGTGTGAAAGAAGAGATCTGGGGTCCCAGAGAGCATTGGCCAGAAGAACCTCTTTATTCACACAACTGCtaagagcaggggagggggaatctaAGAGCAGGTTcaagagcaggggagggggaatctgaAATGGAAACAGCTTCTGGCACAGTGAGAATGAGCATCATTTCTTGCCACCTCCGTGAGCCCCCTCTTGGGCTGCAGCGGCCCCTCTGGCTCCCACCCATATACCCTTTGGAGGTAGCAGCCTGGTGTTCCTGGCACATTTCCCCAGAAACGTCCTCCTGGGGGGACATCCGGCTCTTTGTTGAAGCTGCTGCCCCGGAGGAAGGCCCTCTTCTGCTAGGGGGACTCTTCTTCCTGAACGGTCACAGTTATCCGGACTCTCTTTGGCCCGCAGGGAGAATCCAGGGCCCAGGCTGTGCTGAAGTTCAGTGGCTGGGAGGGACGCAGGTGCTCATCCGGCGGGAGACACAGGCTAAGCTCGTGGCACCGGTCGGCACTGCAGGTGAGCCGGGCAGCCCCAGCTGGGTCCAGGTAAAGGCACTGAGCCCAAGGGGAGCTGGAGGGGTCTTGAACCCGAGCCTTgcagagggcagcttctgggtcaGGCACACAGACCAGCAGCTCTTCCCGGACTTCCTGGAGGCTGGCTCTCTCCAAGTAGCTGGGCCTGCTGCAGAAGGCGCCTGTCTTGAGCCTCCACCTGTCCTCCCGCAGCCAGGAGGCCAGGGGTGCCAGGCGGCAGTCACAGGCCCACGGGTTGCCCTCCAGAGCCACATAGTTGAGGAGGAGGCTGCTGTCAAAGATCCCTGCCGGCAGAGAAGCCAGGTGGTTGTTGGCCAGGTCAAGCACTGTCAGCTGGGTGAGGTTGGCAAAGGCGTCCCTCTGCAGTGTGGTGAAGTTGTTGTGGGCCAGGCGCAGCACCTCCAGCACACTAAGGTTGGCCAGGACCTCCCTCGGCAGCGCACTGAGGCTGTTGTGGTCCAGTCGTAGCTGGGTGAGTGCGGAGAGGCCTTGGAAGACACCAGTCGGCAGGTGGCAGAGGAGGTTGTGGGAGAGATCCAGGCGGGACAAGCTGGAGAGGTTGGCAAAGAGCCTCTCTGGGATCGTCTGGAGGTGGTTGTGGGTCACAGAGAGGCGGGTGAGGTTGGGGGTCCCCTCAAAGAGCCCGTCTGGCAGGTCAGAGAGCTGGTTGTTGTCCAGAGCCAAGGTGGTCAAgctggagagggaggagaaggtggTGGGGCGGAGGTGCTGGAGGGCATTGTAGCGCAGCTGGAGCCGCCTCAGGTGGGGCAGCCGGGAGAAGATGCCCCTGGGCAGATCGGTGAGCTGATTCCCATCCAGCAAGAGCTCCTGCAGCTTCtccagaggaaggaaagttttcgGCAGGAGGCGTGACAATCGGTTGTCGGTCAGATggagcagctggagcagcagCAGGGGCTCAAAGGTCTCCTCCGGCAGCTCCGCAAGGAGATTCTGAGTCAGATGAAGGCTCTGCAGGCCCTGCAGGGGCTGGAAGATGTCGGGGGGCAGAGACTGCAGCTGGCTGCCTTGCAGGTGAAGGGATCTCAAGCCAGAGGTGTTGTTGAAGAGGCTGCCCTCCAGGGCTGCCAGGGGGCTGAACTTGATAGCGAGGCGGGTGAGGTTGGCCAGGCCCGAAAAATGCTCCTTGGCCAGGGCACTCAAGTTGCTCCCGGAGATGACCAGTTCTTGGAGGTGGGGCAGCCCCCCAAAGGCGGCCTCTGCCAAGGAACGGAGGGGGCTCTTCAGGAAGCGCAGCGTGCTCAGGGCACTGCTGTTGCCAAAGGCCCGGCTGCAGAGGGACTGCAGGGAGGTCTCCGCAAAAACCAGCTGGGTGGCATTCGGAGGGATTCCGGGGGGGACGTCCTCGATGGCCCCTCCCGTGCAGAAGATGGTGGTTTCCCCAAAGCACTGGCAGGCTGCTGGGCAGGTCCGGGCCGGGCCACTCAGCAACCCCACAGCCAAGAGGCAAAACCACAGATGGGGCTCTCTGACCCTCCACCAtccctgggagggggggaagacaaACAGAAATTAGGACTTGGGCGCATGTGAGAGGAGGGAGGGCCAGGCTGCAACCCACATTGGAGAGGCCGTGCTTGACCCCTAGGTCATGCACTtcgtgtctgtgtgtgtgtgtgcgtgtgtgtgtgagagagacagagtgtATGGGAATGGTAATCCAGGAACTCCATCATCTTTGTAGCCAGAGaacgtttttgcactgaccttactcgggagcgacgtccctcttcaccgcgcagtgtctgcgcagatttcgcactaattgctccgcagaacccggaagagccgcaaagtcccgcggcttttgcgtcacaaatgtaaactggccaaaacccagtttacatttgcgacgcaaaagccgcgggactttatGGCTCTTCCGTGTTCTGCagggcaattagtgtgaaatccgcgcagatgctgtgcggtgaagaggaatgtcgctcccgagtaaggtcagtgcaaaaacgcccagagtgtgtgtgggggggaggagggatgcataagaacatcagaagggccccgCTGGTTGACACCAGTCATCCATTTGCTCAGCAGACTTCCCCACTTAGAGGCTGACCAGCTGCTCTGGAGAGCCCccaaacagggcacagaagctgaggcctcccccctcatcttttcCACCTAGCACTGGGAGCGGGAAGGtttctgccctcctctaagggacttcaagagaacaatcatgtctccccctc encodes the following:
- the CPN2 gene encoding carboxypeptidase N subunit 2, whose protein sequence is MALPGGPAPLTVKEQKGWWRVREPHLWFCLLAVGLLSGPARTCPAACQCFGETTIFCTGGAIEDVPPGIPPNATQLVFAETSLQSLCSRAFGNSSALSTLRFLKSPLRSLAEAAFGGLPHLQELVISGSNLSALAKEHFSGLANLTRLAIKFSPLAALEGSLFNNTSGLRSLHLQGSQLQSLPPDIFQPLQGLQSLHLTQNLLAELPEETFEPLLLLQLLHLTDNRLSRLLPKTFLPLEKLQELLLDGNQLTDLPRGIFSRLPHLRRLQLRYNALQHLRPTTFSSLSSLTTLALDNNQLSDLPDGLFEGTPNLTRLSVTHNHLQTIPERLFANLSSLSRLDLSHNLLCHLPTGVFQGLSALTQLRLDHNSLSALPREVLANLSVLEVLRLAHNNFTTLQRDAFANLTQLTVLDLANNHLASLPAGIFDSSLLLNYVALEGNPWACDCRLAPLASWLREDRWRLKTGAFCSRPSYLERASLQEVREELLVCVPDPEAALCKARVQDPSSSPWAQCLYLDPAGAARLTCSADRCHELSLCLPPDEHLRPSQPLNFSTAWALDSPCGPKRVRITVTVQEEESP